A stretch of the Parabacteroides timonensis genome encodes the following:
- a CDS encoding phage integrase SAM-like domain-containing protein, whose protein sequence is MRHSIFSYLNVQVSRKREAGKESTADLYRVVQNRLYRFAAGKPLYWTDITVELVDAFAGLLLV, encoded by the coding sequence ATGAGACATTCCATTTTTAGTTACCTGAATGTACAGGTTTCCCGAAAGCGGGAAGCCGGAAAAGAAAGCACTGCCGACCTCTATCGGGTGGTACAAAATCGGTTGTACCGCTTTGCGGCAGGTAAGCCTTTGTACTGGACCGACATTACCGTGGAACTGGTCGATGCCTTTGCCGGATTACTCCTCGTATG